The sequence GCGCCAGCCCCGAGCTGCTGCTGTCGCGCCGCGGCATGCAGGTGGTGTCGCATCCGCTGGCCGGCTCGATCCCGCGCAGCGCCGACCCGGTCGAGGACCAGGCGCGCGCCGAGCGGCTGTTCGGCTCGGCCAAGGACCGCCACGAGCACCAGTTGGTGGTCGACGCGGTGGCCCAGGCGCTGCGGCCCTACTGCACCGGGGTGCACGTGCCGGCCGGCCCCTCGCTGGTCTCCACCCCGAGCATGTGGCACCTGGCCACCGAGATCCGCGGCGACCTGGCCGATCCGCGCCACGGCGCGCTCGAGCTGGCGTTGGCGCTGCATCCAACGCCGGCCGTCTGCGGCCATCCGACCGATGCGGCGCGCAGCTTCATCGAGGAGGTCGAGGGCTTCGACCGCGGCTTCTTCACCGGCCTGGTCGGCTGGTGCGACGCCGACGGCGACGGCGAATGGGCGGTCACCATCCGTTGCGCCGAGGTCGGTGAGCGCTCGGCCACGCTGTACGCCGGCGCCGGCATCGTGGCCGGCTCCGAGCCGGCGCTGGAGCTGGCCGAGACCAGCGCCAAGCTGCGCACCATGCTGAACGCGATGGAACTGGAATCGGTGCTGGAGGACGCGGCATGAGCGCCCTGCCCGGCTTCACGCCCTGGCCGGCCGAGTTCGCCGAACGCTACCGCGCGCTCGGCTACTGGACCGGCGAGACCTTCGGCGCGCTGCTGCGCGCGCGCGCCGAGCAGCATCAGGACCGCACCGCCATCGTCTGCGGCTCGCGGCGCTGGTCCTATGCCGAGCTCGACCGCCGCGCCGACCAGCTGGCCGCCGGCTTCGACCGGATCGGCATCCGCGCGCAGGACCGGGTGGTGGTGCAGTTGCCCAACATCGCCGAGTTCTTCTCGGTCTGCTTCGCGCTGTTCCGCATCGGCGCCTTGCCGGTGTTCGCGCTGCCGGCCCACCGTCGGGCCGAGATCGTCCACTTCTGCCGCTTCGCCGAGGCGCGCGCCTACGTGATCGCCGACCTCGACGGCGGCTTCGACTACCGCGGCCTGGCCCGCGAAGTACAGCGCGAGGTGCCGGAACTGGCCCTGGTGATCGTGGCCGGCGACGCCGCCGAGTTCACCGCGCTGGACGGCCTGCACGATGAGCCGCGCGCGCTGGCCGGCCCGGCCGCCGGCGACGTGGCCTTCCTGCAGCTGTCGGGCGGCAGCACCGGCCTGCCCAAGCTGATCCCGCGCACCCACGACGACTACCTCTACAGCGTGCGCGCCAGCGCCGGCATCTGCGGCCTCGGCGCCGACAGCGTCTATCTGTGCGCGCTGCCGGTGGCGCACAACTTCCCGCTCAGTTCGCCCGGCACGCTCGGCGTGCTGCATGCCGGCGGCCGCATCGTGCTGGCGCGGCGGCCGAGCCCGGACGAGGCCTTCCCGCTGATCGCCGCCGAGGGCGTGACGATCGCCGCGCTGGTGCCGCCCTTGGCGATGGTCTGGCTCGAAGCGGCCAGGTCGCGCCGCGCCGAGCTGGCCAGCCTGCGGCTGCTGCAGGTCGGCGGCGCCAAGTTCGGCGCCGAGGCGGCGCAGCGCGTGCTGCCCGAGCTCGGCTGCCGGCTGCAACAGGTGTTCGGCATGGCCGAGGGCCTGGTCAACTACACCCGCGACGACGACCCGGACGAGATCCTGCATCACAGCCAGGGCCGCGCGATCTCGCCGCACGACGAGGTGCGGGTGGTCGACGACGAGGAC is a genomic window of Chitinimonas koreensis containing:
- the dhbC gene encoding isochorismate synthase DhbC, which codes for MHDPQSALAAPQAADLLRLYPAGGSLFVSPRRAVLAQGRHATLPHGPAATLAERAAALLAAVRAEGVARPLLLGAVPFNQDAPAHLFVPEGVVFGHGVDGPAPIAQPRLPAQRDAAAEAAPSPDRYRRNVARALAHIGDGALEKVVLSRSLKVEADVAVPALLRRLAGRNPRGYTFAIDLPEQDDERRTLVGASPELLLSRRGMQVVSHPLAGSIPRSADPVEDQARAERLFGSAKDRHEHQLVVDAVAQALRPYCTGVHVPAGPSLVSTPSMWHLATEIRGDLADPRHGALELALALHPTPAVCGHPTDAARSFIEEVEGFDRGFFTGLVGWCDADGDGEWAVTIRCAEVGERSATLYAGAGIVAGSEPALELAETSAKLRTMLNAMELESVLEDAA
- a CDS encoding (2,3-dihydroxybenzoyl)adenylate synthase, with translation MSALPGFTPWPAEFAERYRALGYWTGETFGALLRARAEQHQDRTAIVCGSRRWSYAELDRRADQLAAGFDRIGIRAQDRVVVQLPNIAEFFSVCFALFRIGALPVFALPAHRRAEIVHFCRFAEARAYVIADLDGGFDYRGLAREVQREVPELALVIVAGDAAEFTALDGLHDEPRALAGPAAGDVAFLQLSGGSTGLPKLIPRTHDDYLYSVRASAGICGLGADSVYLCALPVAHNFPLSSPGTLGVLHAGGRIVLARRPSPDEAFPLIAAEGVTIAALVPPLAMVWLEAARSRRAELASLRLLQVGGAKFGAEAAQRVLPELGCRLQQVFGMAEGLVNYTRDDDPDEILHHSQGRAISPHDEVRVVDDEDRDLPDGEVGHLLTRGPYTIRGYYRADAHNARAFTADGFYRTGDLVRRLPSGHLAVEGRAKDQINRGGDKVAAEEVENHLLAHPAVHDAALVAMPDAYLGERSCAFIVARGRPPRAIELMGFLRERGVAQYKIPDRIEFVEQFPKTGVGKVDKRELRERIARQLAAAD